In the genome of Tropicibacter oceani, one region contains:
- a CDS encoding Fur family transcriptional regulator — MKHSILKRCRAKGLRMTGQRSTIAEVLEESHDHPDVEELYARAAARDPKISIATVYRTVKLFDEAGILDKVDFGDGRARYEDAERAHHDHLIDVKTGKVIEFVDPEIEALQERIAKKLGYKLTGHRMELYGVPLKKD; from the coding sequence ATGAAACACTCCATTCTCAAACGTTGCCGCGCCAAGGGCCTGCGCATGACCGGCCAACGCAGCACCATCGCCGAGGTGCTGGAAGAATCGCACGACCACCCCGACGTCGAAGAGCTTTATGCCCGCGCGGCGGCCCGCGATCCCAAGATCTCGATCGCCACGGTCTATCGCACGGTCAAGCTGTTCGACGAGGCGGGGATCCTCGACAAGGTCGATTTCGGCGATGGCCGCGCCCGCTATGAAGACGCCGAGCGCGCCCACCACGACCACCTGATCGACGTGAAAACCGGCAAGGTCATCGAATTCGTCGACCCCGAAATCGAAGCCTTGCAGGAAAGGATCGCGAAAAAGCTGGGGTACAAGCTGACCGGCCACCGAATGGAGCTGTACGGCGTGCCCCTGAAAAAGGACTAG
- a CDS encoding alanyl-tRNA editing protein yields MSSHLYRSDPYQREAPGRVVAHTDEGGVIVEPALFYPKGGGQPGDSGWLEWDGKRLPIATAVKGEDGQSSVLVPAEPAALPPKGAHVVQVLDWERRHRHMRVHTALHLLSVVIPLPVTGGQIGAGTGRLDFMMPEPPSDPGALERALNDLVDRDLPVGEDWITEADLEANPELIKTLSVKPPRGSGMVRLVWIGQGRDQVDLQPCGGTHVARTGEIGAVSFRKIENKGKQNRRVSITLDS; encoded by the coding sequence ATGAGCAGCCATCTGTACCGCAGCGATCCCTACCAGCGCGAAGCCCCGGGCCGCGTGGTCGCCCATACCGACGAGGGCGGCGTGATCGTCGAGCCGGCGCTGTTCTACCCCAAGGGCGGCGGCCAGCCCGGCGACAGCGGCTGGCTGGAATGGGACGGCAAACGCCTGCCCATCGCCACGGCGGTCAAGGGCGAGGATGGCCAAAGCTCGGTGCTGGTGCCGGCGGAACCGGCCGCGTTGCCGCCCAAGGGCGCGCATGTGGTGCAGGTGCTGGATTGGGAACGGCGGCACAGGCACATGCGCGTTCACACGGCGTTGCACCTGCTTAGCGTGGTGATCCCGCTGCCGGTGACCGGCGGACAGATCGGCGCGGGAACCGGGCGGCTTGATTTCATGATGCCCGAGCCGCCCTCGGACCCCGGCGCGCTGGAACGCGCGCTGAACGATCTGGTAGACCGCGATCTGCCCGTGGGTGAGGACTGGATTACCGAGGCCGACCTCGAAGCCAACCCCGAGTTGATCAAGACCCTGTCGGTGAAACCGCCGCGCGGGTCTGGCATGGTGCGGCTGGTCTGGATCGGGCAGGGGCGCGACCAGGTCGATCTGCAACCCTGCGGCGGCACCCATGTGGCGCGCACCGGCGAAATCGGCGCGGTGTCCTTTCGCAAGATCGAGAACAAGGGCAAGCAAAACCGCCGCGTCAGCATCACCCTGGACAGCTAG